The Nitrospira sp. sequence TCAAAGCGATTTATGATCATGTGCTCGATCTCAAACCCGACGGGACATTTCGTTTGAACATGGATTATTTCAACTATTGCACCGGATTGACCATGACGGGGGATAAGTTCGATGACTTGTTCGGCGGGCCTCCCAGAAAGCAAGAAAGTAAACTCACCCAGCGAGAAATGGACCTCGCCCGATCGATCCAGGAGGTGACGGAAGAAGTGATGCTTCGCGTGACCAAGACGCTTCACCGTGAAACCGGAGTCGAGTATCTCTGCATGGCCGGCGGTGTGGCGCTCAATTGCGTGGGGAATGGTCGGATCCTACGTGAAGGCCCTTTCAAGGGCATCTGGATTCAGCCGGCAGCCGGGGATGCGGGTGGAGCGCTCGGTGCCGCGCTAACCGCGTGGCATCAATACGAGAATCAGCCGAGGCATGCCACCGGCGTTGATAAGATGAAGGGGAGTTATCTGGGCCCAAAACATACCACTGCCGAAATTGAACAGTTTCTCAAGCAAGCCGATGCCCCATATGACCTGCTCGATGACGAGGCGCTCTTCGATCGTGTGGCGAAGGATCTTGCCGACGGGAAGGTGGTGGGATGGTTGCAAGGTCGAATGGAGTTCGGTCCGCGCGCCCTCGGCGGTCGAAGCATCCTCGGCGATGCCCGCAATACCAAGATGCAGTCCGTGATGAACCTGAAGATCAAGTATCGCGAATCGTTTCGTCCATTCGCTCCTTCGGTTTTGCGGGAGCACGTGTCGGATTTCTTTGAGATGAACGCCGATAGCCCCTACATGCTGCTGGTGGCGCCGGTCACGGAGAAACGACGGCTCCCTTTGCCTGCTGAACATGCCGGACTCTGGGGTATTGACCTGCTGAATGTTCCGCGGTCGGATATTCCTGCGGTCACTCACCTGGATTATTCCGCGAGGATTCAGACCGTTCATGAGGAGACCAATCCCCGCTATTACCGGCTCCTCAAGGCGTTTGGAGCACAGACAGGCTACCCTGTTCTGGTGAATACATCCTTCAATGTTCGAGGAGAGCCGATCGTGAGCACACCGGAGGATGCCTATCGGTGCTTCATGCGAACAGAAATGGACGTACTCGTGCTGGAGAACTGCGTCCTGTATAAGTCACAGCAAAAACCTTTGACGAATGATACGAACTGGCAAAAAGAATTCGAGCTCGATTAGGAGATTGCGAAATGAAACCACAAAGTCAGCAGCCCACCCCCAAAGATCTCCGGCAGTTCGGTCTCCTGGTTGGAGGCGTATTTGCGGTGATTGGATTGTGGCCCATCGTGTTTCGAAGCGAGCCGCCTCGTCTCTGGGCAGTGATTCTCGGCAGCCTCCTCATGGTTTTGGGTGCAGTTGTCCCGCAGAGTCTGAAACAGGTTCATGGTGGATGGATGAAGATCGGCCACGTGCTTGGCTCGATCAACACGAGGATCATACTCGGAATTATTTATTATCTGCTCATTACCCCGATGGGTCTTGCGATGCGTCTGATGGGCAAAGATTCCATGCACCGCGTCCTCGCGCGAGATGCCGACACCTATCGCATCTTACGAGCCCCTAGGCCTCGCCATCATATGCGAAATCAGTTTTAGGATAGCTGAAGAATTCGGTAGCCTCGGACGCTAACGATAACTGATGGGGCAGATCGCTCAGGAATGAGTCGTTTTCCATACGACCAAGTGCCAATTCGGCTCTGAGTCGGCCGCTACGTGGTTCAATAGAGCCGTTCTCCACGGATTTGCCAGGCGCTGAACGAAGTGGAGTTGAACGCTTCGCCCAGAGACTCAATCTTCCCATGCTCGAGAGTGAAATTCCGTCCCATGGTCGACCGTGATGAAGCAGAGACCCAGCTCCTCACAGGATATGTGATCCAATATCTGGCTTATGGTCTTGCCCAGGGATCTGACGCATGCACGACCCGCATGCGCAGCCGCAACGCCGTTTGATTCTTGCCCGTGCTCTTTCGATACCACGAGGCGCGTTTGAACTGCGCCAGGTGACTGGTCCGCGTAAGACTTACCGAAAAGGTATAGCGAAATCGGTGAGCAATTCCCAGAGACGAGCGGATCGTGTTCGCGTGCAGCCTCTGGAACAGGGAACTAGCCTTTTAGGATGATGGCCGTCAAAGCGCCGCGTCGCTTGACCGCCCACCGTTCAACGGGTTTGAAACCTTCTTGAGCCATCGCCACCTCCTCGGTCCATGTCAGGACTTTGTCGTAAAGGTGGTCTCAATTTCAAGGGGAGCAGTATAAAACAGCACTCCATTCTGTAGGGGGCCATCTCAGCGCGTGAGAGCCCTTCTTCACGGATGGAATCTAGACGGCCACTCGACTCTCACTGGCAGAATAATCCAGCATATAGCTTGGAAGTGAATTTGACGCGACACCATTGAGGACCACATGGATGGGCTTGGCCGCACGCAAAGACCTCAGTGCCTGGGTAACCGCTTGCTTAGACGTCAGGTTTGCCCTCACCACAAGGAGGAGGAGATCACTATGACTTTCCAGCACGTTCATCGTCGCTACCGGTAGAATTGGCGGGGCATTCAGTAAGATATAATCAAATTCTTCCCGCAGTTGTGACAGGACACGATTGAGCTGACCTGCTCGCAATAGTTCGTTGGAATCTTCTACAGACTCGCCGGCAGGCATAATCCAACAGGGGACATCGGCAAAGGGACTCATGGCCTGTTGCAGGGGAATGTCGCTTCTCAGGCAATCGACTAGCCCATACTTGATCGGGGTTTCCAGAAAGGCCGTCAGTTCGGGAAAGACGAAGTCACAATCCAGTAGGAGTACTCGTCTCCCAAAGTCTCGCGAAAGCGTGTAGCCGAGATTAATGACGGTCGTCGTTTTCCCTTCGCCTTTGATGGCGCTTGTCACAGCCGCAACCATCGGTTCCCCCGATGTGTTGAGCAGCTGTAACCGCGCAGCCGCGACCCGATACTGCTCAGCGGCCATAGAACGCGGGAACATCTTTGTCACAAATCTCTTGTCGATTTCGTGCAAACCCGACCGCTCAACCAATGGTTGCTTGTTCAGCACAACTTCCGATCGCGAGCTCAGGGGCATACTCAGCGGCCGTTTGGACAGAACGGAGTTGCCCCAATACTGTGGGTCAGTGACCGGCCGCCACAATGATGAGAAGTCAGGAATAGCTGCCAATAACCTCGGACCGGCAAGAAGCAGTTCCACATCTTCCGGGCCTCGGAACTGCGGAGTGAGTCGTTCGCGCAATATGGACAGCCCTGCTCCAGAAACACACCCCAAAAGAAGCCCCAATGCCAAGACCTTCAATTTGTTTGGAATGACCGGAGCCTGAGGGAAACTGGCACGCTCTAGGACGCGAAATTTCCCGTCCTTCTGTCGCTTTTCCATATTCTCTTGAACTCGCGTATGCAGCCGCTTATCAAGAAGCATCGCGTAATTGGCTTTCATATTGTTGTAGTCGCGTTCGAGGACCAGTAGCTCCTGCTCAACCTGAGGCGATCGCTCCAAACGCTTTTCAAAATCTCTCTTGCCGGCATGCAACAGCTCGAGACGTCGTTGGAGCAGCGATATCTCGGTTCGTTCCTCACTCTGTAGTCTCAACAGATCCTGAAGGTACGGATCAAGCGGCGTCTTGTCTGGCCGAACGGCATCCTTACCGTACAACCTGGTCAACTCCTCCTCCACTTGCCGTATTTCTTCCTTGGTCAAGACGATCTCTGGATAGCCGTCCCAAAACTCTGCTCTCAGCTTGACCAGTTTTTCCCGTAGCTCCCTCAACTGGCGAAACAGCGGATCAGGATCCACTGAGCGTGTTGTTGCCGCGATTCCAGAACTCTGCTGCCCGGTGGCACGGTACTGTTGCACTGCTTGACTCAGTGCGGAAAGCTTCTCGGAGTGTCGCTGAAGATTCTCGGTGCTGGCAACGATCTCTCCTTCTGTTCGGTCCAAGGCCCGGATGTTGGCATCTGCCTGCTGGGGGAGGTCGCTGATGTGAGCCTTCTTGAAGGCACTAATATTTTGTTCCTTCTTTTCCAGTTCTTGTTTCATCCAATGTAGTTCTTCATCAAGAAACTCCCCCGTGCCTTCAACCTCCTTCTCACGTTCCTTGTTATTACTCTCAATGAATTTGTTTGCAATTCGCTCTGTCACCTGCATGGCGGTTTTGGGATCCTCATGCATGAAGCTGATCACGAATCCTTCAACCATGCTTGGCCCGCTGAAGCCACCGCCTTGGTCCGTCTTGATCCGTGTGATAACCGTCTTGCCCACCAACCCGTTGAGGGCGGCACGCTCCTCATCCTCGTCGAGTCCTTCTGCATAGAGACTCAGATCTTTTGCAATCTCACGAATGAAATCCCTATTGCGGATCTGGCGTTGAATAAGAAAGAACAGCTGGTCAAAATTCTCTGCCACATCCTCCTTCTTGCCAACGCTATCGATTACCTTGCGTACCTCTGCAACAATCATCGTGTCCGATTGATAGTACTTTGTCGCAAGCAGGTAGTATGCTAAAGCCAATGTCAGAGAGAGCGCTATCGAACTGGCTATCACCCATCTGTTGCGCGAAGCGATGAGGAGATATTCGCGGGCAGTGGCCGCTCCCGTTTGTTCACCTAGCACAGTAGCATCAGTGGTTTGCATTCCTTTACTCCAAAGAAGCGCCTACCGTACAACGAGCCCAGGTACAGAGAACACGCATCAGCAGTTATTCCATCGATACATACATTATTTATTTATAGCAGCATCAATATCGGTCGAAACCGTCAAAAACTCCGCACCGGAAGCGCAAGCTTGAAACATCGGAACGATGTCCTTGAGTCGTTCGAGCACCGTATTGGTTTCATCTCGATAACTTGCTGCCTCTAGCGCAACTAGCTTTCCACGGAACTCTTCAAAGTCAAGCCGGTTGGTTGTCCGAATCTGCAAGATCTTATCTAGGGATGAGCCCACTGCCACCTCTCCTTCCCCGACCAATTCCTCGTAAAGCTTTTCTCCTGGACGAAGGCCAACGAATCGAATAGGGATGTCCTTGCCGGGAATAAATCCTGACAACCTAATGAGGCTCCGGGCGATATCCAGGACTTTGATTTGCTCCCCCATGTCAAGGATATAGATGTGACCTTGTTCGCCGATTGTCGCCGCCTGAAGAACCAACTGAACGGCTTCGGGAATAAGCATAAAGTATCGACGAATCTCCGGGTGCGTAACCGTCACTGGCCCTCCAGACCGGATTTGTTCCTGGAAGCGCAGCAACACACTCCCACTACTCCCAAGAACATTGCCAAACCGCACAAGAAGGAAACGTGTCCGACTCGTTCTCGCAATGTCTTGAATAATGAGTTCCGCCACTCGTTTGGTAGCTCCCATCACACTCGACGGGTTGACTGCCTTGTCAGTGGAGATATGGACGAATTGCTCAACTCCATAGAGACTCGCGGCTTCTGCAGTGACACGCGTGCCGACGCAGTTATTTTTTACAGCCTCAAGTGGATTCATTTCGACGAGAGGAACGTGTTTATGTGCAGCCGCATGGAACAGAATCTGGGGTTTGTATTGTTCCAATACCGTGCAGAGTCGATGCGCATCAGTAACGTCCCCAATCAGAGGGAGGATGGGAAAGGCGAGATTCCGATCATCTAACTCTTTATGAATATTGTACAGACTGTTCTCATGGCGCTCATAAAGCAGTAACATCTTGGGCTCGAATAGCGTGATTTGGCGAGCCAATTCCGAACCGATCGATCCGCCCGCACCGGTG is a genomic window containing:
- a CDS encoding AAA family ATPase, which encodes MQTTDATVLGEQTGAATAREYLLIASRNRWVIASSIALSLTLALAYYLLATKYYQSDTMIVAEVRKVIDSVGKKEDVAENFDQLFFLIQRQIRNRDFIREIAKDLSLYAEGLDEDEERAALNGLVGKTVITRIKTDQGGGFSGPSMVEGFVISFMHEDPKTAMQVTERIANKFIESNNKEREKEVEGTGEFLDEELHWMKQELEKKEQNISAFKKAHISDLPQQADANIRALDRTEGEIVASTENLQRHSEKLSALSQAVQQYRATGQQSSGIAATTRSVDPDPLFRQLRELREKLVKLRAEFWDGYPEIVLTKEEIRQVEEELTRLYGKDAVRPDKTPLDPYLQDLLRLQSEERTEISLLQRRLELLHAGKRDFEKRLERSPQVEQELLVLERDYNNMKANYAMLLDKRLHTRVQENMEKRQKDGKFRVLERASFPQAPVIPNKLKVLALGLLLGCVSGAGLSILRERLTPQFRGPEDVELLLAGPRLLAAIPDFSSLWRPVTDPQYWGNSVLSKRPLSMPLSSRSEVVLNKQPLVERSGLHEIDKRFVTKMFPRSMAAEQYRVAAARLQLLNTSGEPMVAAVTSAIKGEGKTTTVINLGYTLSRDFGRRVLLLDCDFVFPELTAFLETPIKYGLVDCLRSDIPLQQAMSPFADVPCWIMPAGESVEDSNELLRAGQLNRVLSQLREEFDYILLNAPPILPVATMNVLESHSDLLLLVVRANLTSKQAVTQALRSLRAAKPIHVVLNGVASNSLPSYMLDYSASESRVAV
- a CDS encoding carbamoyltransferase, producing MSNILGISAFYHDSAACLVRDGDIIAAAQEERFTRKKHDPGFPAHAVNYCLAEGGISLADLQYIVFYDKPLVKFERLIETYLAFAPKGLQSFVAAMPVWLKEKLLLRNLLAKEFTALVPGMKQSELPPLLFGEHHESHAASAFYPSPYDKAVVLCMDGVGEWATTSAWLGDGNSLTPLWEIPFPHSLGLLYSAFTYYTGFKVNSGEYKVMGLAPYGEPKFVKAIYDHVLDLKPDGTFRLNMDYFNYCTGLTMTGDKFDDLFGGPPRKQESKLTQREMDLARSIQEVTEEVMLRVTKTLHRETGVEYLCMAGGVALNCVGNGRILREGPFKGIWIQPAAGDAGGALGAALTAWHQYENQPRHATGVDKMKGSYLGPKHTTAEIEQFLKQADAPYDLLDDEALFDRVAKDLADGKVVGWLQGRMEFGPRALGGRSILGDARNTKMQSVMNLKIKYRESFRPFAPSVLREHVSDFFEMNADSPYMLLVAPVTEKRRLPLPAEHAGLWGIDLLNVPRSDIPAVTHLDYSARIQTVHEETNPRYYRLLKAFGAQTGYPVLVNTSFNVRGEPIVSTPEDAYRCFMRTEMDVLVLENCVLYKSQQKPLTNDTNWQKEFELD
- a CDS encoding sxtJ — translated: MKPQSQQPTPKDLRQFGLLVGGVFAVIGLWPIVFRSEPPRLWAVILGSLLMVLGAVVPQSLKQVHGGWMKIGHVLGSINTRIILGIIYYLLITPMGLAMRLMGKDSMHRVLARDADTYRILRAPRPRHHMRNQF